In Plasmodium gaboni strain SY75 chromosome 14, whole genome shotgun sequence, one genomic interval encodes:
- a CDS encoding putative DNA-3-methyladenine glycosylase, which yields MNECSYNNNTDSHELKELYYPMKGKKRKRDSITKDNDIINESKVIIKRNVMTTQLFDDINKVSYVYFLLKYYFDNNPMKILNENFYLKDDVLYITEILIGHILWVFDEKQNKLYGSRIIELESYNGVNDKASHAYNNRKTNRNMSMFEKGGISYVYLCYGIHNCLNIVTNVQNIPDAILVRSTEPLYNIEYFLSNKFEKISQYFLSNSILINKNCKDQQKNNSTPKNKRKQQEHIPNKHDNIINETNYLKKIDELINIFKMIKKKQLIKLCSGPGCVTKSQDITRQDDKQYFYVGTNIGKENNINTKNNNNKKKKSSDVQKNSKYFNNNEYPKNNNKICNNIHSDNDCTIDISSSKNENKKRNHCKNEYIQEHINQNELMDCYYFLDNIHEIQKSRFFITLCPSISDIMLFFENLNNPKHENEHSYIYNIFNEHKNELLEYFHYMKWDKDNFIVQKDKRIGISYAQEAALYDYRFLLKNHPSVSIPPK from the coding sequence atgaacgaatgctcatataataataatacagATTCACATGAATTAAAAGAGTTATATTATCCTATGAAAGGAAAGAAACGAAAACGTGATAGTATAACAAAAGAcaatgatataataaatgaatcCAAGGTTATTATCAAAAGAAATGTTATGACGACACAACTTTTtgatgatattaataaagtcagttatgtatatttcttattaaaatattattttgataataatccaatgaaaatattaaatgaaaatttcTATCTTAAAGATgatgtattatatattacagAAATATTAATAGGTCATATTTTATGGGTTTTTGATGAGAAGcaaaataaattatatggTTCTAGGATTATCGAATTAGAATCATATAACGGTGTAAATGATAAAGCATCACATGcttataataatagaaaaaCAAATAGGAATATGTCTATGTTTGAAAAAGGTGGAATCAgttatgtatatttatgttatgGTATTCATAATTGTTTAAATATTGTTACAAATGTTCAAAATATACCTGATGCTATTTTAGTTAGATCAACTGAACCATTGTATAAtattgaatattttttatcaaataaatttgaaaaaatatctcaatattttttgtcaaattctatattaataaataaaaattgtaaggatcaacaaaaaaataattcaacaccaaaaaataaaaggaaaCAACAAGAACATATACCAAATAAACATgacaatattattaatgaAACAAACTAcctaaaaaaaattgatgaattaattaacatttttaaaatgataaagaaaaagCAATTGATAAAATTATGTAGTGGTCCTGGGTGTGTAACAAAAAGTCAAGATATAACCAGGCAAGATGATaaacaatatttttatgttgGTACGAATATTGGGAAGgaaaacaatataaatactaagaataataataataaaaaaaaaaaaagttcTGATGTTCAGAAGAATTCTAAATATTTCAATAATAATGAGTATCcaaaaaacaataataagatatgtaataatattcatagCGATAATGATTGTACTATAGATATAAGCAGTTCCAAAAatgaaaacaaaaaaagaaatcaTTGCAAGAACGAATATATTCAAGAACATATAAATCAAAATGAACTTATGgattgttattattttttagaCAACATTCATGAAATACAAAAAAGCagattttttattacacTTTGTCCATCAATAAGCGATATAATGcttttttttgaaaatcTAAATAATCCTAAACACGAAAACGAACAtagttatatatacaatatatttaatgaacataaaaatgaattattagaatattttcattatatgAAATGGGATAAAGATAATTTCATTGTTCAAAAAGATAAAAGGATAGGAATAAGTTATGCCCAAGAAGCTGCCTTATATGATTATCGATTTTTATTAAAGAATCATCCATCTGTATCTATTCCTCcgaaataa
- a CDS encoding putative membrane protein (conserved Plasmodium membrane protein, unknown function), with the protein MIKLVILLYIFLIFISCLKCEVYKKISIILKEKATLNSSIISIVGIFLSILVSVLESIGNTIIKKSHLIYAQYERLLEGCNILSTNEENENNEFEFNKNLKDKSDVINFKGNKIYGSDTSYCSNYFGSYNYDDNDNDIICKHYINKNKINEEQTKAINTSRRYKRNMKGKKYSFFNISIKSFQNCKNNFRKKKDKKNKERKNKNKIYSSKTLYNDNINIRLKEYEHDINHKQEEYLFKKHQMNKNQVIERKFSKNKKRTLKDNHIIDSIYYNYSKEYNISNNNTNEQVVNIIETFTSKEDVENTNNNFQNYKIDNKKNNIINNKEKHILNLYYSDDNINETKKKKKKKKNSYNSNYNTREINKNIKRKGRFLQSIKNYDYIPFKKFKLFNFFYRRGKTKNKTHNCFSNTYINNKWKKYNIKKKITKQNRTKNKIIYSFDNYYMDNLYRHNTSIKKLQSLSYDHIDMDETHISEEINIYSIELMPIKSVHNMNNSSFIKRNEKEKNIKYSLNCCNKKKKMFCLLNMKTGKKKSKNKCNKIYMLNKKQRKINKEKFNQRIIDKHKCNDNKKYYSSLPSYSIVNKTKSELFPYKNDEKYYSNTYVEIQNVYSEKKKNEHHNNTMGNNNNNNTDQSDIQNVKKKSYYYFYFGIILTSAVAPAFNIFSNLLLPASMVGFVSIRIICSFLLERFVLKEKQSLYLLVGIPFSTIGLILITIFSSNSNDPKDIDYIFNLFLKIGSILLLTSELIFSHVTVLFSVLYLQKKRKNNFLFFFAPLSSGIMGSLITIFSKATLMGLMSIILNTQYKFYHIFINYKLFILTMITLFTTITEIFYTPYLLKHYNLTHIVSLKSFGNISFNAINGMFIFNERPSCNYLWSCGFILVLIGILFLSYENIIPYILNYIKPYFRRPI; encoded by the exons atgataaaattagttatattattatatatatttttaatattcaTAAGTTGTTTAAAGTGCGAggtatataaaaaaatttcaatAATTCTGAAAGAAAAGGCCACTTTAAATAGTTCTATCATAAGTATTGTTGGAATATTTCTCAGTATTCTTGTATCTGTTCTAGAATCTATTGGAAATACAATTATTAAGAAAAGCCATTTGATATACGCACAATATGAAAGGTTGTTAGAAGGATGTAATATTCTTTCAACcaatgaagaaaatgagAACAATGAATTTGAATTTAACAAGAATTTGAAAGATAAAAGTGATGTTATTAATTTTAAGggtaataaaatatatggtAGTGATACAAGTTATTGTAGTAATTATTTTGGTtcttataattatgatgacaatgataatgatattatatgtaaacattatattaataaaaataaaattaatgaaGAACAAACAAAAGCTATAAATACTTCAAGGagatataaaagaaatatgaaaggaaaaaaatattcctTTTTCAATATATCAATAAAAAGTTTTCAAAATTGCAAAAATAATTTTCGAAAgaaaaaagataaaaaaaataaggaaaggaagaataaaaataaaatatattcttctaagacattatataatgataatatcaatataagattaaaagaatatgaaCATGATATTAATCATAAACAAGAGGAATATTTGTTTAAAAAACATCAGATGAATAAAAATCAAGTAATAGAAAGAAAATTtagtaaaaataaaaaaagaacattAAAGGATAACCATATAATAGATTCTATATACTATAACTATTCAAAggaatataatatatctaataaTAACACAAATGAACAAGTAGTAAACATTATTGAAACTTTTACATCTAAGGAAGATGTAGAAAATACGAATAACaattttcaaaattataaaatagataacaaaaaaaataacattataaataataaagaaaagcatattttaaatttatattatagtgatgataatattaatgaaacaaaaaagaaaaaaaaaaaaaaaaaaaattcatataatagtaattataatactagagaaataaacaaaaatatcAAAAGAAAAGGAAGATTTTTACAAtctattaaaaattatgattatattccttttaaaaaattcaaattgtttaatttcttttatagAAGAGGAAAgacaaaaaataaaacgCATAACTGCTTTTCtaacacatatattaataataaatggaaaaagtacaatataaaaaaaaaaataacaaaacAAAATCGAACcaagaacaaaataatatattcatttgataattattatatggaTAATTTGTATAGACACAACACGTCAATCAAAAAATTGCAATCCTTATCATATGATCATATTGATATGGACGAAACTCATATATCAGaagaaattaatatttatagtATTGAACTAATGCCTATAAAATCAGTACacaatatgaataatagttcatttataaaaaggaatgaaaaggaaaaaaatattaagtATTCATTAAATTGttgtaataaaaaaaaaaaaatgttttgtttattaaatatgaaaacaggaaaaaaaaaatcaaaaaataagtgcaataagatatatatgttaaataAAAAGCAAAGGAAAATAAACAAGGAAAAATTTAATCAGCGTATTATAGATAAACATAAATGTAATgataataagaaatattattcatcCTTACCATCATATTCTATAGTAAATAAAACAAAGAGTGAATTGTTCCCCTAcaaaaatgatgaaaaatattatagtAATACCTACGTTGAAATACAAAATGTATATAgtgaaaagaaaaagaatgaacatcataataatactatgggtaacaataataataataatactgATCAAAGTGATATACAAAATgtcaaaaaaaaaagttattattatttttattttggAATAATTTTAACAAGTGCTGTGGCACCAGctttcaatatatttagtAATTTACTGCTACCTGCATCTATGGTTGGATTTGTAAGTATTAGAATTATTTGTTCCTTTTTGTTAGAACGATTCgtattaaaagaaaagcaatctttatatttgttaGTAGGTATACCATTTTCTACTATAGGATTAATACTTATAACGATATTTTCTTCTAATAGTAATGATCCAAAGGATATagattatatttttaatttatttcttaaaatAGGATCTATACTACTTTTAACTAGtgaattaatattttctcACGTAACAGTATTATTTTCTGTTctatatttacaaaaaaaaagaaaaaataatttcctctttttttttgcacCACTTTCATCTGGTATTATGGGTTCATTAATAACAATTTTTTCAAAGGCTACATTAATGGGATTAATGTCCATAATTTTAAATACTCAATACaaattttatcatatatttatcaattataaattattcatTCTTACCATGATAACCTTATTTACAACTATAActgaaatattttatacacCCTACCTATTGAAGCATTATAATTTGACACACATTGTTTCGCTAAAAAGTTTTGGAAATATAAGCTTTAATGCCATAAATGGGATGTTCATATTTAAC GAAAGACCATCATGCAACTATTTATGGAGCTGCGGATTCATTCTCGTTCTTATAggaatattatttctatcatatgaaaatattataccgtacatattaaattatataaaaccATATTTTCGGAGACCaatttaa
- a CDS encoding hypothetical protein (conserved Plasmodium protein, unknown function) — translation MPSSNDTEKYVLLNAKCKNKILNTNNDEYSNEISNESDKNVSSHNQCYIIQEIPFVDYYNYKYEKLNKYDEEKESYYINDDNSSSSCSSNNCQENDSDKKIYQEMKYNKSFNMYDKEITENKVEENVNIDIKKCRYKKIIKEKNKNEFLKQCEFNKDGSCYYTISNSNNLNMFATDLCLLNFLQNNEENEYIKNLDILYDIYNNMDEMELSKRNNSWLHMKFDEHLYDCKFYPYFEWNDSNTCFFSACSKNKPVSLYSAFDGSELMSFKPINECNELCNCYSLCFHPEKNWLLCGTNKSIKVFDFNKPSETLENRILSTRKGKGQKGIISTMEYKNEGYGKNSIYAVGDYNDCLYVYADNCDHKNDYILKIENKKNSNGITCVKWYQEFFILSGSRNSSYIYLYDIRNIKEYVQKYERCALTNQQYLFDIYKDYLLCGDTFGYIYMYNITNNTLINKYFVNRYSPIISINKHPIYPLLLTGSGTRRFYENNDYPIDIITNIINSKNTNMTNISSMPNEEKQENNKKFKSLSKYINSVCTILIDFPK, via the coding sequence ATGCCATCGTCTAATGATACagaaaaatatgtattattaaatgcaaaatgtaaaaacaaaatattgaacacaaataatgatgaatatTCCAACGAAATATCTAACGAATCTGATAAAAACGTTTCATCTCATAACCaatgttatattattcaagAAATACCTTTTGTagattattataattataaatatgaaaaattaaataaatacgatgaagaaaaagaatcttattatataaatgatgataatagCTCATCATCATGTTCATCAAATAATTGCCAAGAAAATGATAGTgataagaaaatatatcaagaaatgaaatataataaaagtttTAATATGTATGATAAGGAAATTACTGAAAATAAAGTTGAAGAAAATGttaatatagatataaaaaaatgtagatataaaaaaattataaaagaaaaaaataaaaatgaatttttaaaacaGTGTGAATTTAATAAAGATGGAAGTTGTTATTATACCATTTCtaatagtaataatttaaatatgtttGCTACCGATTTATGcttattaaattttttacagaataatgaagaaaatgaatatattaaaaatttagaTATATTGTATGATATATACAACAATATGGATGAAATGGAATTAtcaaaaagaaataatagTTGGCTACATATGAAATTTGATGaacatttatatgattGTAAATTTTATCCTTATTTTGAATGGAATGATTCGAATACTTGTTTTTTTTCAGCTTgttcaaaaaataaaccAGTTTCTTTATATAGCGCTTTTGATGGTTCCGAGTTAATGTCTTTTAAGCCAATCAATGAATGCAACGAATTATGTAACTGTTATTCCTTATGTTTTCATCCCGAAAAAAATTGGTTATTATGTGGTACAAACAAATCTATAAAAGTATTTGATTTTAACAAACCTTCTGAAACCTTAGAAAATAGAATTTTGAGTACAAGAAAGGGTAAAGGACAAAAAGGTATTATATCGACTAtggaatataaaaatgaaggATATGGTAAAAATTCTATATATGCAGTTGGAGATTATAATGATTGCTTATATGTATATGCAGATAATTGTGatcataaaaatgattatattttaaaaattgagaataaaaaaaattcaaatgGAATAACATGTGTTAAATGGTATCAAgaatttttcattttaagTGGAAGTAGAAATTcttcttatatatatttatatgatataagaaatattaaagaGTATGTACAAAAGTATGAAAGATGTGCTTTAACAAACCaacaatatttatttgatatatataaagattATCTTTTATGTGGTGATACATTtggatatatatacatgtataatataacaaataatacactaataaacaaatattttgttaataGATATTCTCCAATTATatcaataaataaacatcCTATTTATCCACTTCTCTTAACAGGGTCTGGAACAAGAAGgttttatgaaaataatgattatcctattgatataataacaaatattattaatagtaAGAACACAAATATGACAAATATAAGCAGTATGCCAAATGAGGAAAAacaagaaaataataaaaaatttaaatccttatctaaatatataaatagtGTGTGTACTATTCTGATTGATTTTCCAAAATGa